In a single window of the Alphaproteobacteria bacterium genome:
- a CDS encoding cadherin-like domain-containing protein, producing the protein MAILIGNKLNNTITGTNDSDIIIGGKGDDTLNGGGGNDIITGGKGNDIINGGSGNDLIVGGGGNDTLNGGSGSDIVLGGSGKDLFIHSVSENIGASDYYDGDGGSDTLRLIVTQAQANDLAAAIAAFNSRRGNGVFDFHNYVPYMNLKIVNIEKIELNVVQTAVPIAANDTANVVEDGPVTASANVLSNDSNVSTGMPAILVTPLTGIGNYGNLTLTANGAYTYTLRNSDANVQGLFKDQIVHDVFTYRISDGLGGFSNIATLDISVKGLNDAPMAILPTVAAFAATENASLNLTSALLANVTDVDDNHTLTISSVTGDSHVTVNTGVVTFNPGTDFDHLAQGIQQTISFDYVVKDEYLAATPSIHGSIIITGVNDAPMAILPTVAAFAATENASLNLTSALLANVTDVDDNHTLTISSV; encoded by the coding sequence ATGGCAATATTAATTGGAAACAAGTTAAACAACACTATCACTGGAACGAACGACTCAGATATCATTATCGGAGGAAAAGGAGACGATACCCTCAACGGAGGGGGCGGCAATGACATCATCACCGGTGGCAAGGGAAATGATATTATTAATGGGGGTTCTGGCAATGATTTGATCGTAGGTGGCGGGGGTAACGACACTTTGAATGGTGGATCTGGCTCTGACATTGTTCTTGGCGGATCTGGAAAAGACCTCTTTATTCATTCTGTTTCTGAGAATATAGGTGCCTCTGATTATTATGACGGCGACGGCGGATCAGACACCTTAAGGTTGATTGTAACACAAGCCCAAGCCAATGACCTGGCAGCTGCTATCGCAGCATTCAATTCTCGACGGGGAAATGGAGTCTTTGATTTTCATAATTACGTTCCCTATATGAATTTAAAAATTGTCAACATTGAAAAGATTGAACTCAACGTGGTTCAAACAGCTGTTCCTATAGCTGCAAACGACACGGCTAATGTGGTTGAGGACGGTCCAGTAACCGCTAGCGCAAATGTGCTCTCGAACGACTCAAATGTATCAACTGGAATGCCGGCTATTCTCGTGACGCCCCTTACAGGTATTGGGAATTATGGCAATCTTACCCTGACTGCAAATGGCGCCTATACCTATACGTTGCGCAACAGTGATGCGAATGTTCAAGGTTTGTTCAAAGATCAGATCGTTCATGATGTGTTCACTTATCGGATTAGCGATGGTCTTGGAGGATTCTCGAACATTGCAACTCTGGACATTAGTGTGAAAGGCTTGAACGATGCGCCGATGGCTATTTTGCCAACTGTCGCGGCTTTTGCAGCAACCGAAAATGCCTCTCTGAATCTCACCTCCGCTCTTTTGGCCAACGTTACGGACGTGGATGACAATCATACATTGACAATCAGCTCTGTCACTGGAGATTCCCATGTTACTGTAAACACAGGGGTGGTTACCTTTAATCCTGGCACAGATTTCGACCATTTGGCACAAGGCATCCAACAAACAATTTCTTTTGATTACGTAGTGAAGGATGAGTATCTTGCTGCCACACCTTCCATTCATGGGTCTATTATTATCACGGGCGTAAACGATGCGCCGATGGCTATTTTGCCAACTGTCGCGGCTTTTGCCGCAACTGAAAATGCGTCTCTGAATCTCACCTCCGCTCTTTTGGCCAACGTTACGGACGTGGATGACAATCATACATTGACAATCAGCTCTGT
- a CDS encoding YggS family pyridoxal phosphate-dependent enzyme — protein MLFEKSKQSLAIIKESIKRACEDAGRPPSSVSLLAVSKNQSPEAICPLLGVGQRWFGENRVQEAASKWPDLRAQYPDLRLHLIGPLQTNKVKQALTLFDVIETVDRPQLLEVLAKEWGNPFRRTTKVLIQVNTGREPQKSGVLEKDLPALIALCTTHALPLTGLMCIPPAHEDPAPHFRKLADLAQTHQLSELSMGMSADYEVAIAHGATWVRVGTALWIS, from the coding sequence ATGCTTTTCGAAAAAAGTAAGCAATCTCTTGCTATAATTAAAGAGTCCATAAAGCGCGCCTGTGAAGACGCAGGTCGACCTCCAAGTTCTGTGTCTCTCCTTGCGGTGAGCAAAAATCAATCCCCTGAGGCCATTTGCCCCCTCCTCGGAGTAGGTCAACGGTGGTTTGGTGAGAACCGCGTTCAAGAAGCCGCCTCAAAATGGCCCGACCTTCGCGCCCAATACCCTGATCTTCGCCTCCATCTGATTGGCCCATTACAAACCAATAAAGTCAAACAGGCCCTTACCCTATTTGATGTCATTGAAACCGTTGACCGTCCCCAGCTCCTAGAGGTTCTTGCCAAGGAATGGGGAAATCCCTTCCGCCGCACCACCAAGGTCTTGATTCAAGTGAATACGGGTCGCGAACCCCAAAAAAGCGGGGTATTAGAGAAAGACCTCCCCGCTCTGATTGCGTTATGCACCACACACGCCCTGCCTCTCACGGGTCTTATGTGCATTCCTCCTGCCCATGAAGATCCCGCCCCCCACTTTCGAAAACTTGCGGATCTAGCGCAAACTCATCAGCTATCAGAGTTGAGCATGGGGATGAGTGCGGATTACGAGGTCGCCATTGCTCACGGCGCCACCTGGGTTCGGGTTGGGACCGCTTTGTGGATTTCTTAA
- the thyX gene encoding FAD-dependent thymidylate synthase: MSTATKSDRIQEIQQLKEEQFVTRRATVFSLENILYEPFSVLDHGFVRVIDYMGDDSAIVQAARVSYGKGTKMVNEDKGLINYLMRHRHSTPFEMCEMKFHVKLPIFVARQWIRHRTANVNEYSARYSIMDKEFYIPSPEHLAAQSTTNRQGRDEVLQGDQAARVLDLLREDALKSYSHYETMLNEDRDGNVIDPTLPGLARELARMNLPVNFYTQWYWKIDLHNLMHFLSLRADPHAQYEIRAYADVMLDILKQWVPITYDAFMDYRVGSTSLSAKGLGVVKALLKGEPIDQATSGMSPREWRELHQMLEISPPQACQP; the protein is encoded by the coding sequence ATGTCAACTGCCACGAAATCAGATAGAATTCAAGAAATACAACAGCTTAAGGAAGAACAATTTGTCACACGCCGGGCGACAGTTTTTTCTTTAGAAAACATCCTTTATGAGCCTTTTTCGGTCCTAGATCATGGTTTTGTCCGTGTGATCGATTATATGGGAGACGATTCAGCCATCGTTCAAGCGGCCCGAGTGTCCTATGGGAAGGGCACAAAAATGGTTAATGAAGACAAGGGCTTGATCAATTATTTGATGCGCCATCGCCATTCCACCCCTTTTGAGATGTGTGAGATGAAATTCCACGTCAAATTGCCCATTTTCGTGGCACGCCAGTGGATTCGTCACCGTACCGCCAATGTGAATGAATATTCCGCGCGTTATTCGATCATGGATAAGGAATTCTATATCCCAAGCCCAGAGCACTTGGCCGCTCAGTCTACAACAAACCGCCAGGGACGGGATGAAGTCTTGCAAGGCGACCAAGCCGCACGCGTGCTGGATTTGTTGCGTGAGGATGCCTTGAAGTCCTACAGCCATTATGAAACGATGCTGAATGAAGATCGGGACGGCAATGTGATCGATCCGACCCTTCCAGGCCTTGCGCGGGAATTGGCGCGCATGAACTTGCCCGTGAATTTTTACACTCAATGGTATTGGAAAATCGACTTACACAATTTGATGCATTTCTTGAGCCTTCGGGCGGATCCTCATGCTCAATATGAAATCCGCGCTTATGCGGATGTCATGCTAGACATATTGAAGCAGTGGGTTCCCATCACCTATGATGCCTTTATGGACTATCGGGTGGGCTCCACATCCCTGTCAGCAAAGGGCTTAGGGGTTGTGAAAGCTCTTTTGAAGGGCGAACCCATCGATCAAGCAACCAGTGGCATGAGCCCTCGCGAATGGCGAGAGCTTCATCAAATGCTTGAAATAAGCCCCCCTCAGGCGTGTCAGCCCTAA
- a CDS encoding 3-deoxy-D-manno-octulosonic acid transferase, giving the protein MPLLLTLYQRLTPFLERGVVAYVHKRLKKGKEDPHRLNERFGKASKARPKGSVVWFHGASVGEAVSLLPLLHRIRKEFPHITPLVTTGTVSGASVMMKSLPQGCIHQYSPIDIPAWIGQFLDYWHPDIAVFVESEFWPNVLLGCRARKIPLYLVNAHLSEKSFRSWKRFPGVIKYLLSCFEVSLAQSKTIAQRLIDLGALPSKVRICGNMKFAANPLPYDADDLSLLQAALHGRSVWVAASTHDGEEDFVADVHKRLKEALPTVLTIISPRHPRRGEDIVNALTRKGLKVTRRSLQEKITSSTDIYVADTMGELGLIYRLSDVAFLGGTLTPIGGHNPIEAVLLDCALIWGPHTHKQTEICDVLRPSATVVTTREEFATALTHLLTDKNLRTEKIKEARHLSAAQAHILEEVMTALREKLGANDDRTRPVRR; this is encoded by the coding sequence GTGCCCCTTCTTCTCACACTCTATCAACGATTAACCCCTTTTTTAGAAAGGGGTGTCGTGGCTTATGTGCACAAACGCTTGAAAAAGGGAAAAGAAGACCCCCATCGTCTCAATGAACGATTTGGAAAAGCCTCGAAAGCCCGCCCTAAAGGCTCTGTTGTGTGGTTTCACGGGGCAAGTGTGGGAGAAGCCGTATCCCTTTTGCCGCTTCTTCACCGCATTCGCAAAGAATTCCCCCACATCACCCCTTTGGTAACAACTGGTACCGTATCAGGCGCATCCGTCATGATGAAATCCCTGCCACAGGGGTGCATTCATCAGTACAGTCCCATCGATATACCCGCATGGATTGGCCAATTCTTGGACTATTGGCACCCAGATATCGCCGTTTTTGTTGAATCAGAGTTTTGGCCAAATGTTCTTTTGGGATGCCGCGCCCGAAAGATTCCACTTTATTTGGTCAATGCCCACCTCTCAGAGAAAAGTTTCCGATCCTGGAAACGGTTTCCTGGCGTCATCAAATATCTACTCTCCTGCTTTGAGGTATCCCTTGCCCAATCCAAAACCATTGCCCAAAGGCTCATCGATTTGGGTGCCCTCCCTTCAAAAGTGCGTATATGTGGCAACATGAAGTTTGCGGCAAATCCGCTTCCCTATGATGCCGATGACTTAAGTTTGTTGCAGGCCGCGCTCCATGGACGTTCCGTTTGGGTTGCTGCCAGCACCCACGATGGTGAAGAGGACTTCGTTGCTGACGTTCATAAACGCTTGAAAGAAGCCCTCCCCACTGTGTTGACCATCATCAGTCCTCGCCATCCACGGCGTGGTGAAGACATTGTCAATGCTTTGACCCGCAAGGGGTTAAAAGTGACACGTCGATCTCTCCAAGAAAAGATTACCTCATCCACAGACATTTACGTGGCGGATACCATGGGAGAGCTTGGCTTAATATATCGATTAAGTGATGTTGCTTTTCTCGGTGGGACCCTCACCCCCATCGGCGGTCATAATCCCATCGAAGCTGTTTTGTTAGATTGTGCGCTGATTTGGGGACCCCATACCCATAAACAAACGGAAATATGCGATGTCCTGAGGCCCAGTGCCACGGTCGTGACCACACGCGAAGAATTTGCAACTGCCTTGACGCATCTCCTGACAGATAAGAACTTGCGCACAGAAAAGATCAAAGAAGCCCGCCATCTTTCTGCAGCCCAAGCCCATATTTTAGAAGAAGTGATGACGGCTTTGAGGGAAAAGCTGGGAGCAAATGATGACAGAACAAGGCCTGTGCGTCGTTAG
- a CDS encoding DUF2971 domain-containing protein, with protein MPYFVKFVPYNQNTLSSLINKTIYFSTVYEFNDFNELAYIGTDCSGKPIAFWNIFKKKFDDGVFRSKMLENAYKAGTNKNECIDEFQRRLATHTQDAPTITQKDYEFISENIVFTSVGIFCVSSLDVFYDDSAQLMFAHYADNLRGLALIYEINPPKGRKIEKIIYNKNSTGPGHPDEWLNDNFSNMDNFTNKSNNWNYENEHRIFYKPGISEVNIHEVSLKAILYTVRFPENEIDVLKTICKNIYNDNVKLQAIIPRSPPEYKFGILYDDSDDALNGKCIVDWVLESFPNEPYKAS; from the coding sequence ATGCCTTATTTTGTAAAATTCGTTCCCTATAATCAAAACACATTATCGTCTTTGATCAATAAAACTATATATTTTTCAACAGTGTATGAGTTTAATGATTTTAATGAGCTTGCTTATATAGGAACTGATTGCAGTGGAAAACCGATAGCATTTTGGAATATTTTTAAAAAGAAATTTGACGATGGAGTATTTCGAAGCAAGATGTTAGAAAATGCTTATAAAGCCGGCACAAATAAAAATGAATGTATCGATGAATTCCAAAGAAGACTAGCTACTCACACTCAAGATGCTCCTACCATAACACAAAAGGATTATGAGTTTATTAGTGAGAATATAGTGTTTACTTCTGTTGGTATATTTTGTGTCTCCTCCTTGGATGTATTTTACGATGATTCAGCTCAACTAATGTTTGCACATTATGCTGATAACCTTAGGGGATTAGCCCTCATATATGAAATTAACCCCCCAAAAGGCAGAAAGATAGAGAAAATCATATATAATAAAAATAGTACAGGTCCGGGGCATCCGGATGAATGGTTAAATGACAACTTTTCTAATATGGATAATTTCACAAATAAGTCAAATAATTGGAATTATGAGAACGAACATAGAATTTTCTATAAACCTGGTATATCTGAAGTAAATATTCATGAAGTCAGTTTAAAAGCGATATTATATACAGTAAGGTTTCCTGAGAATGAAATTGATGTTCTAAAGACAATTTGCAAGAACATTTATAATGATAACGTAAAGTTGCAGGCAATTATTCCGCGATCTCCTCCTGAGTATAAATTTGGCATTCTGTATGATGATAGTGATGATGCCCTAAACGGTAAGTGCATCGTGGATTGGGTTTTAGAAAGTTTCCCGAACGAGCCATATAAAGCAAGCTGA
- a CDS encoding DoxX family protein, translating into MELVARVLLIAMFLYGSISNTMKTDRLKGLMRSKNMPFVDIVFPLTNLLMLASSLAMIFNFYAHVGALYLIVFMILATYYFADFWSVKGTDRDMRLNQFTLNLTVIGGLLFFVLRS; encoded by the coding sequence ATGGAATTAGTAGCTCGGGTACTCCTTATTGCAATGTTTTTGTATGGATCTATCTCAAACACCATGAAAACGGATAGGCTGAAGGGGTTGATGCGATCGAAAAACATGCCCTTTGTTGACATTGTGTTTCCTTTGACAAATTTATTGATGCTGGCCTCAAGCCTAGCTATGATCTTTAATTTCTATGCTCATGTAGGGGCCTTATATTTAATTGTCTTTATGATTCTTGCAACCTATTATTTTGCTGATTTTTGGTCTGTAAAAGGGACCGATCGAGATATGAGGTTGAACCAATTCACACTAAATCTTACTGTCATTGGCGGATTGTTGTTTTTTGTTTTAAGATCATGA
- a CDS encoding ABC transporter ATP-binding protein/permease — translation METPSVIKFIFQCIKPYRWWVVGQIFVAIIWAIDLSLSPYILKVMIDRMPGLDPRKAYDALLFPALLYFSMSVLVFAIFRFYDYLWLHINPYMKRHIGLVLMDRMMSHAHFLFQDHFSGSLGNKIKDVMSGVPDVLKIVIDRFFSHGLALAMAVCVVWTVHIRFAIALCLWVSIFIVGYFLLSRKARLLSSEAAEVRSSVVGTIVDILGNMLTVRLFSGRETEKRKLTNVLGEYVKADQRRDWFFLKMNGLYGGSYVIHNGVVLFWLVQGFQQGTISPGDFALILMVSISIMNSLWGLSKDLIQIAELAGNVSQGLGIVLSPLEIEDAANAKPLVVNRGEIIFSQVHFRYRDAEPIFENKSVTILPGQKVGLVGYSGGGKTTFLSLILRLFDLNSGHILIDGQDISEVTQDSLHRNIGMIPQDPFLFHRSLKENIRYGRLEATDAEIREAAQKAYAHEFIEALPRGYGSLVGERGVKLSGGQRQRVAIARAFLKNAPILLLDEATSQLDSVTERNIQSALWTLMKGKTTLVIAHRLSTLLHMDRLLVFDQGKIVEEGTHEDLLVKGGLYKTLWDTQVGGFLPEYREPEEELNV, via the coding sequence GTGGAAACCCCTTCGGTTATAAAATTTATCTTTCAGTGCATAAAGCCTTACCGTTGGTGGGTGGTGGGGCAAATTTTTGTGGCCATTATTTGGGCCATTGATCTTTCTTTGAGTCCCTATATCCTCAAAGTAATGATCGATCGCATGCCAGGACTTGATCCTCGTAAAGCCTACGATGCTCTCCTTTTTCCAGCTCTTCTTTACTTTTCCATGTCGGTTCTGGTTTTTGCGATCTTTCGTTTCTATGATTATCTCTGGCTTCACATTAACCCCTATATGAAACGTCATATTGGTCTCGTCTTGATGGACCGCATGATGAGTCACGCCCATTTCCTCTTTCAAGATCACTTTTCGGGTAGTTTGGGAAATAAAATAAAAGATGTTATGAGCGGTGTCCCAGACGTATTAAAAATTGTCATTGATCGCTTCTTCAGTCATGGGCTTGCTCTTGCTATGGCTGTATGTGTTGTTTGGACGGTCCATATTCGCTTCGCAATTGCGTTGTGTCTGTGGGTTAGTATCTTCATTGTCGGCTATTTCTTACTCTCAAGAAAGGCACGCCTTTTGAGTAGTGAAGCGGCAGAGGTACGGTCCTCAGTCGTTGGCACTATTGTGGACATTTTGGGGAACATGTTGACCGTTCGACTCTTTTCAGGTCGTGAAACTGAGAAAAGAAAGCTAACGAATGTTTTAGGAGAATATGTAAAAGCAGATCAGCGACGCGATTGGTTTTTCTTGAAGATGAATGGCTTATACGGAGGGTCCTATGTTATTCACAACGGGGTCGTTCTCTTTTGGCTTGTTCAAGGATTTCAACAGGGGACCATTTCTCCAGGGGATTTTGCCCTCATTTTAATGGTGAGTATATCCATAATGAATTCTCTTTGGGGCCTTTCCAAGGATCTGATTCAAATTGCAGAATTGGCTGGAAATGTATCGCAGGGTTTGGGTATTGTCCTTTCCCCCCTTGAAATTGAGGATGCAGCAAACGCAAAGCCGCTTGTTGTGAACCGTGGCGAAATTATCTTTTCCCAAGTTCATTTCCGATATCGGGATGCGGAGCCAATTTTTGAGAATAAGTCGGTGACCATTCTGCCAGGACAAAAAGTTGGGCTAGTTGGGTATTCAGGGGGTGGCAAAACAACCTTCTTAAGTCTCATTTTACGGCTTTTTGACCTGAATTCAGGGCATATATTAATCGATGGCCAAGATATCTCTGAAGTAACCCAAGACTCTTTGCACAGGAATATCGGAATGATTCCGCAAGATCCCTTCCTGTTTCATCGCAGTCTCAAGGAAAACATTCGCTATGGCCGCCTGGAGGCAACTGATGCCGAAATCAGAGAAGCGGCCCAAAAGGCATATGCTCATGAGTTTATCGAGGCCTTGCCACGGGGTTACGGCTCATTAGTTGGAGAACGGGGGGTAAAGCTATCTGGCGGACAGCGCCAGCGGGTAGCCATTGCACGCGCTTTCTTGAAAAATGCGCCGATTTTGTTGTTGGATGAAGCAACATCTCAATTAGATTCCGTAACCGAACGTAACATCCAAAGTGCTTTATGGACATTGATGAAGGGCAAAACGACGCTTGTCATTGCCCATCGTTTATCCACCCTTTTGCACATGGATCGCTTGTTGGTCTTTGATCAGGGAAAGATTGTGGAAGAGGGGACCCACGAAGACCTCTTGGTCAAAGGCGGCCTCTATAAGACCTTATGGGATACCCAAGTCGGGGGATTTTTACCAGAATACCGAGAGCCCGAAGAAGAATTAAATGTTTGA
- a CDS encoding NAD kinase, producing the protein MNLAFIASATEEALQAQETLQRLYTSVAPEKADVIIVLGGDGFMLKTLHQFQALNKPVYGINCGTVGFLMNAYQEEDLLKRLKMARETVLHPLKMTATDVAGKTVVAHAINEVSLLRHTAQAAKIRIYVDGVARLDTLVCDGILIATPAGSTAYNLSAHGPIIPINANLLALTPISAFRPRRWRGALLPDTAQVTLEILEADKRPVSASADDLEVRDVQRVEIHQDPKTQYRLLFDPHHNLEERILGEQFLV; encoded by the coding sequence ATGAATCTCGCATTTATCGCAAGCGCCACAGAAGAGGCCCTACAAGCTCAAGAAACCTTGCAAAGACTGTACACCTCAGTTGCGCCTGAAAAAGCGGATGTGATCATTGTCCTCGGCGGCGATGGCTTCATGCTCAAAACCCTTCATCAATTCCAAGCCCTGAATAAACCAGTCTATGGAATTAATTGCGGAACGGTCGGCTTTTTGATGAATGCGTATCAAGAAGAGGATTTACTGAAAAGGTTGAAGATGGCGCGTGAAACCGTTCTTCATCCCTTAAAAATGACAGCAACAGATGTGGCTGGCAAAACTGTTGTCGCCCACGCCATTAATGAGGTGTCCTTGCTGCGCCATACTGCGCAAGCGGCCAAGATTCGTATTTATGTGGATGGCGTGGCGCGCCTCGATACGCTTGTGTGTGATGGCATATTGATTGCAACACCTGCAGGCAGCACAGCCTACAACCTATCCGCCCATGGCCCCATCATCCCGATTAATGCGAACCTTCTCGCCCTCACGCCCATCAGTGCTTTTCGTCCCAGACGCTGGCGGGGGGCGCTTCTCCCGGATACGGCTCAAGTAACCTTAGAAATTCTAGAAGCCGACAAACGCCCGGTGAGCGCTTCGGCAGATGACCTTGAAGTACGTGATGTTCAACGGGTTGAGATTCACCAGGATCCAAAAACCCAGTACCGCCTCTTGTTTGATCCCCACCACAACCTGGAAGAACGCATTTTGGGTGAACAGTTTTTGGTATAG